One part of the bacterium BMS3Abin08 genome encodes these proteins:
- a CDS encoding archaeal ATPase, translating into MDYLDYYHLREHPFSNVVNNRFYYNSVQHADALTKLKYAIDSKKGLAVVIGDVGTGKTTLARRLLEDLDEEHYEATLLVVIHSSVSSDWLLRKFAMQLGIEDIKDGKLEILGQIYRRLVEINESGRKAVILIDEVQMLNSRELMEEFRGLLNMETHDGKMSNFVFFGLPEFETLLSLDEPLKQRVAIRVKLTSLTEEGTVDYIRHRLHIAGAEKDIFSRDAMCRVYRYSKGVPRLINTICDNALLEGYLLKRVSIEADIVDAVAVDLALQV; encoded by the coding sequence ATGGATTACCTCGATTATTACCATCTCAGGGAACACCCCTTTTCCAACGTAGTTAATAACAGGTTTTATTACAACAGTGTCCAGCATGCAGATGCGCTGACAAAGTTAAAGTATGCCATTGACAGCAAAAAGGGTCTCGCCGTTGTAATAGGAGATGTCGGCACCGGCAAAACAACCCTTGCCCGCCGCCTGCTTGAGGATCTTGACGAGGAGCATTACGAGGCCACCCTCCTCGTGGTGATACATTCATCGGTGAGTTCGGACTGGCTTCTGAGGAAGTTCGCCATGCAGCTGGGGATCGAGGATATAAAGGATGGTAAGCTTGAAATACTGGGTCAGATATACAGGCGACTTGTTGAGATAAATGAATCCGGGAGAAAGGCGGTAATTCTCATTGATGAGGTTCAGATGTTAAACTCAAGAGAGCTTATGGAGGAGTTCCGCGGGCTTCTGAACATGGAGACACATGACGGAAAGATGTCCAACTTTGTTTTTTTCGGCCTGCCGGAGTTCGAAACCCTGCTGTCTCTCGATGAACCCCTGAAGCAGAGGGTTGCCATAAGGGTCAAGCTCACATCCCTGACTGAAGAGGGTACGGTTGATTATATCAGGCACCGGCTCCATATAGCAGGTGCCGAAAAGGATATCTTTTCCAGGGATGCCATGTGTAGAGTGTATAGGTACTCAAAGGGCGTTCCCCGTTTGATAAATACCATCTGTGATAATGCCCTTCTCGAGGGCTATTTATTAAAGAGAGTTAGTATCGAAGCTGATATTGTTGATGCGGTTGCAGTGGATCTCGCCCTTCAGGTATGA
- a CDS encoding hypothetical protein (DNA repair protein RadA homolog), whose product MKKRTVFLCQSCGYTALKWLGRCPDCGQWNSFAEEQRSGQERKRIENHSTPLALNSISLEDGNRVSTTISELDRVLGGGLVSGSVVLIGGDPGVGKSTLILQALNGLVKGSGTGLYVSGEESASQVKIRAQRLGIESDDLLILTETSLESILSSMDEIRPSVAVIDSIQTIFTEELTSAPGTVGQVRECSAHMMTYAKRHNIPTFIIGHVTKEGAIAGPRVLEHIVDTVLYFEGERSHSFRILRAVKNRFGSTNEIGVFEMTDSGLIEILNPSELFLRERPSDVSGSVATSTMEGTRPLIVEIQALVSPTSFGMPRRTSIGVDNQRVNLLIAVLEKVGGLQLGLTDIYVNVVGGLRIQEPATDLPIILAIASSLREVPLPNDLIVFGEVGLSGEIRSVSNGESRLKEGEKIGFRKAVVPANSKARNSKGKKLQITEVRNIHEALETVISA is encoded by the coding sequence ATGAAAAAAAGAACAGTATTTTTATGCCAGTCCTGTGGATACACGGCCCTGAAGTGGCTCGGAAGATGCCCTGATTGCGGGCAATGGAATTCCTTTGCGGAGGAACAGAGGTCGGGTCAGGAAAGAAAGAGGATCGAAAACCATTCCACTCCCCTTGCTTTAAATTCAATATCCCTTGAGGACGGCAATCGTGTTTCCACCACAATTTCCGAGCTTGACCGGGTGCTTGGCGGCGGACTGGTATCCGGCTCCGTCGTCCTGATCGGTGGCGACCCCGGGGTTGGAAAGTCCACCCTCATTCTCCAGGCCCTTAACGGGCTTGTCAAAGGTAGTGGTACGGGGCTCTATGTCTCCGGAGAGGAATCGGCTTCCCAGGTGAAGATCAGGGCTCAGAGGTTGGGTATAGAATCCGATGATTTACTGATACTCACAGAAACATCCCTCGAAAGCATCCTTTCTTCCATGGATGAGATCAGGCCCTCTGTTGCCGTTATTGATTCAATACAGACGATATTCACCGAGGAACTCACATCCGCCCCCGGCACGGTAGGACAGGTGAGGGAATGTTCAGCTCATATGATGACTTACGCCAAGAGACACAACATACCCACCTTTATAATCGGTCACGTAACCAAGGAAGGGGCCATTGCAGGGCCAAGGGTGCTTGAACACATCGTAGACACGGTTTTGTATTTTGAAGGGGAAAGATCTCACTCCTTCCGGATACTCCGGGCCGTAAAGAACAGGTTTGGTTCAACCAACGAGATAGGTGTCTTCGAGATGACCGACAGCGGCCTTATCGAGATCCTAAACCCATCGGAACTCTTTTTAAGGGAAAGGCCCTCTGATGTATCCGGTTCTGTTGCAACATCGACCATGGAGGGAACAAGGCCCCTCATAGTGGAGATTCAGGCGCTCGTTTCACCAACCTCCTTCGGTATGCCGAGAAGGACCTCCATAGGTGTCGATAACCAGAGGGTAAACCTTCTTATTGCCGTGCTTGAAAAAGTCGGAGGACTTCAGCTCGGGCTTACCGACATATATGTGAACGTTGTTGGAGGTCTGAGGATCCAGGAACCTGCAACAGACCTCCCGATAATACTTGCAATCGCCTCTTCACTGAGGGAAGTTCCTCTCCCAAACGACCTCATTGTCTTTGGGGAAGTAGGCCTTTCAGGAGAGATCAGATCGGTAAGTAACGGAGAATCGAGACTTAAAGAAGGAGAAAAGATCGGATTCCGGAAGGCGGTTGTGCCGGCTAACTCTAAAGCCAGGAACTCCAAAGGGAAAAAACTCCAGATCACCGAGGTAAGAAATATTCATGAAGCGCTGGAGACAGTTATCTCCGCTTAG
- the pdxK gene encoding pyridoxine kinase — protein sequence MKTALTIAGSDPTGGAGAQLDLGVFRKIGVYGLSAITAVTAQNTKGVRDIFPLPLHVVRGQISTVLDDIRIDAIKTGMLYSKDVAGVVSEIEREDNRIPLVVDPVTISSSGCPLTIDGNIEELLSPLLPLTTVITPNVYEASLLSGVRIEGIEDMERAARALRSRGPGVVIITGRRLSEPDPGDLQKSPSGITLDLYYDGIGFHRLESELYPGEYHGTGCAFSSAITAYLALGKNSLQAARLAKNLVTDAIRRAYKPGHGMGLLRV from the coding sequence ATGAAAACGGCCCTCACCATAGCCGGATCCGACCCCACCGGAGGCGCCGGGGCACAGCTCGATCTCGGGGTATTCCGGAAGATCGGGGTCTATGGCCTCTCTGCAATTACTGCCGTTACAGCACAGAACACAAAGGGTGTCAGGGATATATTCCCGCTCCCGCTCCATGTAGTAAGGGGGCAGATCAGCACAGTACTCGACGATATCCGTATTGATGCAATTAAGACGGGCATGCTCTATTCAAAAGACGTGGCGGGGGTCGTCTCCGAGATAGAGAGAGAAGACAACAGAATTCCCCTCGTTGTTGATCCTGTAACAATATCCTCGTCCGGATGCCCCCTCACCATAGACGGCAATATTGAGGAGCTACTGTCCCCCCTTCTTCCACTGACAACCGTTATTACGCCGAATGTCTATGAGGCTTCACTGCTGAGCGGGGTCCGGATAGAGGGCATAGAAGATATGGAACGTGCGGCAAGGGCGCTCAGGTCACGGGGACCCGGGGTAGTGATAATCACCGGTAGGCGCCTGTCCGAACCTGACCCAGGGGACCTGCAAAAATCCCCTTCGGGTATAACACTTGATCTGTATTACGACGGCATCGGTTTTCACCGCCTCGAATCGGAACTATACCCCGGTGAATACCACGGAACAGGATGCGCCTTCTCCTCGGCAATAACCGCCTACCTTGCCCTTGGAAAAAACAGCCTTCAAGCAGCACGGCTTGCAAAGAACCTTGTTACCGATGCCATAAGGAGGGCCTACAAGCCGGGACATGGCATGGGACTGCTGAGGGTCTGA